CCTTCACGTCGCGCATGAAGGCCTCCTGCGCGGTGCGCAGCTGCGCGTCCTGCATGGCGCGGTTGTGCGCGGCCTGCAGCCGCGCGCTGATCCGCTGCAGCTCGTTGAACCAGGTGCGCGCGGCGGCCTCGGCGGTGGCGGACGGCGAGGGCGGGCGGGTGCTCATCTGCCGCTGCTGCGCCGCGAGCGCGGCGGGCACGGCCAGGAAGGTGACGGCGAGCGCCGCCGCCCGCGAAAGTCGGTTCACCGGAATGCTTCTCCGTGCTGGGGAAAGTCGGCCCGGCGCGAGCGCGCGGGCCGTCTCTGGAGCGGAGCGCCCGCGTCTCCCGGGGAAGCGCGGGCGCCACTACAACCCCGAAGCGCTCCCCAGGTTTCACCGCGCCGAATCGGGGATGCGCCTCGTCCGGCCCGGTACGGGACGCCGGCGGTCCGGAGCGCCCGCCAGCCGCGCCGGGAGCGAGCCACCCGTGGGGGGCGGGCAGATCCCCCGGGTCGCTGCCGCGCCCCTCGGGAGGACAGCGGATCGGCGGCCGATCCGCGGTCCTTCCACCGTCTGGCGTACCTCTACGGCGCCGCCCCCGCGCCGGAGCTGTCCGGCGGCGGCGGAGGCGGAGGAGCGGGCGACGGGGACGGCGGCGGCGCGGGGCTCACCGGGCGGCCCAGCACCTTGGGCGGCGCCGGGTCGCCGTCCCCTTCCGCGACGGCGGGCGGGGGAGGCGGAGGCGTCACCGCGGTGCGCGGCGGGCGGCGGCGGCCGTCCGTGGCCGTGCGCGGGGGGGTGGCCGGCGCGGTGGGCGGCACCACCACGGGGGCCTCGACGCTCCCCGGCAGCGGCGCGGGCGGGGCCACGCCCTCGCCGCGGCGGCGGCGCCGCTCCTCCAGCTCGGGCCAGTAGACGCCGCGCTGCTCCAGGTCGCTCGCCCCGGTGGTGTCGTCGTAGGCGTAGCCGCCCCACTCCTCGTCGTACCACGCCGAGTCGCCCATGGCCATCCCGGGGTAGGGCGCCATCGGGTAGCAGGTGCGCCGCGGCGGGAGCGAGTGCACGAAGTACTCGGTGTACGTCTCGCCGGTGGGCGGGCAGCTGGCGTCCATCGCCATCCCCGTGCGCCGGTCCACCTGCTCGCTCACCACGCCCGGCGGCGGCCCCCACTCCAGCGGCATGCGCCGGCCGGCGTACACGCGGCTCATGATGCGCCCCCACACCGGCGCGGCCATGGTGCCGCCCGAGGCGCCGGGGACGATCGGCTCGGGGTGGTCGAAGCCGAACCAGACGGCGCCCACCAGGTCGGGGGTGTAGCCCACGAACCACACGTCGGTGGCCGAGTTGGTGGTCCCCGTCTTCCCGGCCGCGGGGCCGCGGAAGCCGGCGGCGCGCACCGGGGTGCCCGTCCCCCGGTCCACCACGTCGCGCAAGAGCGTGGTGAGCACGAACGCCTCGGCCGGGTCCAGCACGCGCCGGCCCGCGCCTTCGCCCGTGTCCTCCCACAGCACCTCGCCGTCGCGAGTCTCGATGCGGCGCAGCACGGTGGGGGTCACCAGCACGCCGCCGTTGGCGAAGGCGGCGTACGCGGAGACCAGCTCCACCGGGCGCACCTCGGCGGCGCCCAGCGCGGTGGCGGGGACGTCGGGGATGTCGGTGGAGATCCCCAGCTCGTGCGCGGTCTGGATCACCTCGTCCATCCCCACCTCTTCGGCCACCCGCACGGTGACGGAGTTCTTGGAGCGGGTGAGCGCCTCGCGCATGGTCATGGGCCCGTCGTAGCGGCCCGTGTAGTTGCGCGGCGCCCACACCTGCCCGCCGGTCAAAACCATCCGCACGGGCGCGTCCTGGTACACCTGCGTGGGGGGGATCCCCCGCTGCAGCGCGGCCAGGTAGACGAAGGGCTTGAAGGCGGAGCCGGGCTGGCGGCGCGCCTGGAAGGCGCGGTCGTACTTGGAGTCCTCGAAGTCGCGCCCGCCCACCAGCGCGCGCACGGCGCCGGTGCGCGCGTCCATCACCATCGCCATCCCCTGCAGGTACGGGGTGACGCCGTCCTCGGTCTCGCCCCTGGTCCGCGCGTAGGTGGGGTGCCGGTACGCCCCGAAGCGCCCGGCCTCGATGGCCGCCAGCTGCTGCGCGACCTCCTCCTCGGCGGCGCGCTGGGCGGCGGGGTCGAAGGTGGTGTGGACGCGCAGGCCCGCCGTGTAGACGCGCTCGCCCATGCGCTCCTCCAGCTCGTGGCGCACGCGCTCGATGAAGTACGCGCCGCTCCCGGCCGGGGCCGTGGCGCGGCGCAGCCGGATCGGGGTCGAGAGCGCCTGGTCGGCGTCGGCCTGGCTCACGTAGCGGGCCTTCGCCATCTCGCGCAGCACCAGGTTGCGGCGCCTGAGCGCCGCCTGGCGGTCTTCGCGGGGGTTGATGCGCGAGGGCGAGACGGGGAGGCCGCCCAGCACGGCGGCCTCGGCGAGGGTGAGGTCGGCGGCGGACTTGCCGAAGTAGGTCTGCGCGGCGGCCTCGACGCCGTAGGCGCCCTCGCCCAGGTAGATGTGGTTGAGGTACAGCTCCAGGATCTTGCGCTTGTCGAACTTGCGCTCGATCTGCCGCGCGATGCGCACCTCCATCACCTTGCGCCGGAGCGACCTCGAGCGGTAGTCGAGCCGCTCGGGGAAGAGGTTCCGGGCCAGCTGCATGGTGATGGTGCTGGCCCCCTGCTCCACCCCGCCCGCCCTGACGTTGCGGAAGAGCGCGCCGAAGAAGCGCTTCCAGTCCACGCCGCCGTGGTCGAAGAAGCGGCGGTCCTCCACGGCCAGGAAGGCCCTGGGGAGGTACTCGGGGAGCGAGTCGAGGGGGACCACGCGCCGGTTGACGGTGGCCAGGGTGCCGAAGGGCTCGCCGTCCTTGTCGAGCAGCTCCGAGCCTTCGGCCTCGAACTTCTCCAGCTCGGTGACGGGGGCGCACCCGCCGAAGCCGCAGGGGGCGAACCAGAGCCAGGCGAAGCCGGAAACGAGCAGCGCGGCCACGGCGAGGAGCGCGATCTTGAGCTTGCGGTTCATCCTGCTTTCGCTCTCGGTTCCCCGCCGGTGGAGCGCGTGTCAGCTCGCTTTTACGGCCTTCTGCCCTCCTGTGCCGGCGGCGGGGGTGGGTTCACGTAGTCTTCGGGGCGCGGGACCCGGGCCTGGCCGGGGAACACCGGCCGGCCGGGGAGCTCCGGCGTGGGGTCAACGAACCCGCCGTCGGAGCGGGGGCCGGGGCACGAGGCCTCGGGCGCGTGCCGGGCGGCGAAGTAGTCCAGGGTGCCGCCCCAGGGGCAGTCCGCCGAGAGCACCCGCCCGCCGCTCATGCGGCGCATCACCACGTCCGGCGGGCGCTTCCAGGCCTCGGGGGGCTTGCGCCCCAGGTACGCCCTACGCATAACGCGGGCCCACACCGGCACCGCCAGCGTCCCCCCGGTGGCCCCCGCCATGATGGTCTGCGGGTGGTCGAGCCCCAGCCAGACGCCCGCCAGCAGGTCCGGGGTGTAGCCCACGAACCAGACGTCCGTGTTGTCGTTGGTGGTCCCCGTCTTCCCCGCGGCGGGGACGTCGTAGCTGAGCCCGCCCACGGCCGGGTCGCGCGCCAGGTAGCCGGTGCCGCGGTCCACCACCTCGCGCAGCATGTCGGTGAGGATCCAGGCGACGGCCGGGTCCACCGTGGGCTCGGGGTACTGCGGCGGCTGCCAGAGGAGCTTCCCCTGGTGGTCCTCGACGCGCACGACGTAGCGCGGCTCCACCCGGTAGCCGCCGTTGGCGAACGTTGCGTAGGCGGCGATCATGTCGGCCGGGTAGACGGCCGCGGCGCCGATGTACACCGAGGGCCACCCGGGGATGCGGGTGCCGATCCCGGCGCGCTCGGCCAGGCCGCGCACCTTCTCGATCCCCGTCTCGCGCCCCAGGCGGATGGTGGCCAGGTTGCGCGAGTTCCGGAGCGCCGAGCGCAGCGTCACGTACCCGCCGTAGCTGCCGTCGTAGTTCTTGGGGCTCCAGACCGTGCCGCCCGTCTGGATCGAGAGCGGCCCGTCGGAGACCGAGTACAGCGGCGACTTGCCGTCTTCCAGCGCGGCGGCGTAGACGAACGGCTTGAACGACGAGCCCGGCTGGCGGAGCGCCTGCGTGGCGCGGTTGAACTGCGACTGGCGGAAGTCCCGCCCGCCCACCAGGGCGCGCACCACGCCGCTGCGGGGGTCCATCACCATCACCACCCCCTGCAGGTACGGGGTGGTGGGCCCGGCGGCGGCGCCGGCCTTCAGCGAGCGGGTGTACGCCTCGTAGGTGGGGTGCCGGTAGGGGCCGTGCTGCCCCCGCTCGATCGAGCGCAGGTGCTCTTCCAGCGCCTTCTCGGCGGTCTCCTGCAGCACGGGGTCGATCCCGGTGTGGATCCTGAGGCCCCCCGTGTAGAGCAGCTCGCCGAACTGCGCCTCCAGCTCGCGCCGCACCTGCTCCACGAAGTAGGGGGCGCGGATGGCGCCGCGCGGGGGCGGCAGCACCAGCGGCTGGGCCCTGGCGCGCGCGGCCTGCTCGGGCGAGATCACGCCGTTGGCGGCCATGCGGTCGAGCACGTGGTTGCGCCGCCGCTGGGCGCGGTCGGGGTGCTCGCGCGGGTTGTAGGCGCTGGGCGCCTGGGGGAGCCCGGCCAGGGTGGCGGCCTCGAGGAGGGAGAGCTGCGAGGCCGGCTTGTTGAAGTAGGTGCGGGCGGCGGCCTCGATGCCGTAGGCGCCGGCGCCCAGGTAGATGTGGTTGAGGTACAGCTCCAGGATGCGCCGCTTGGAGAGGCTGCGCTCCATCTCCAGCGCCAGCTTGACCTCGGCCAGCTTGCGGCGGATGCTCTTCTCCCCCGGCGGGAGCTGCTGGGGGAAGAGGTTGCGGGCGAGCTGCATGGTGATGGTGCTGCCGCCCGAGGCCCCGAAGCCGCCCACGATGTTGTCGCGGATGGCGCCCACCACGCGGATCGGGTCCACCCCCTCGTGCTCGAAGAAGCGCTCGTCCTCGACGGAGACGAACGCC
The sequence above is a segment of the Longimicrobium sp. genome. Coding sequences within it:
- a CDS encoding PBP1A family penicillin-binding protein, with protein sequence MAVTWKRLDTDVWRTRAERAWRRLREAWGDRHERKIVAGLAAVSLGACSTGALAAAWTRACSGTCPTAQQVQDFSPRQSSQVLDARGNLLGSFSRERRTVIDIRTLPRYVPMAFVSVEDERFFEHEGVDPIRVVGAIRDNIVGGFGASGGSTITMQLARNLFPQQLPPGEKSIRRKLAEVKLALEMERSLSKRRILELYLNHIYLGAGAYGIEAAARTYFNKPASQLSLLEAATLAGLPQAPSAYNPREHPDRAQRRRNHVLDRMAANGVISPEQAARARAQPLVLPPPRGAIRAPYFVEQVRRELEAQFGELLYTGGLRIHTGIDPVLQETAEKALEEHLRSIERGQHGPYRHPTYEAYTRSLKAGAAAGPTTPYLQGVVMVMDPRSGVVRALVGGRDFRQSQFNRATQALRQPGSSFKPFVYAAALEDGKSPLYSVSDGPLSIQTGGTVWSPKNYDGSYGGYVTLRSALRNSRNLATIRLGRETGIEKVRGLAERAGIGTRIPGWPSVYIGAAAVYPADMIAAYATFANGGYRVEPRYVVRVEDHQGKLLWQPPQYPEPTVDPAVAWILTDMLREVVDRGTGYLARDPAVGGLSYDVPAAGKTGTTNDNTDVWFVGYTPDLLAGVWLGLDHPQTIMAGATGGTLAVPVWARVMRRAYLGRKPPEAWKRPPDVVMRRMSGGRVLSADCPWGGTLDYFAARHAPEASCPGPRSDGGFVDPTPELPGRPVFPGQARVPRPEDYVNPPPPPAQEGRRP
- a CDS encoding PBP1A family penicillin-binding protein, which produces MNRKLKIALLAVAALLVSGFAWLWFAPCGFGGCAPVTELEKFEAEGSELLDKDGEPFGTLATVNRRVVPLDSLPEYLPRAFLAVEDRRFFDHGGVDWKRFFGALFRNVRAGGVEQGASTITMQLARNLFPERLDYRSRSLRRKVMEVRIARQIERKFDKRKILELYLNHIYLGEGAYGVEAAAQTYFGKSAADLTLAEAAVLGGLPVSPSRINPREDRQAALRRRNLVLREMAKARYVSQADADQALSTPIRLRRATAPAGSGAYFIERVRHELEERMGERVYTAGLRVHTTFDPAAQRAAEEEVAQQLAAIEAGRFGAYRHPTYARTRGETEDGVTPYLQGMAMVMDARTGAVRALVGGRDFEDSKYDRAFQARRQPGSAFKPFVYLAALQRGIPPTQVYQDAPVRMVLTGGQVWAPRNYTGRYDGPMTMREALTRSKNSVTVRVAEEVGMDEVIQTAHELGISTDIPDVPATALGAAEVRPVELVSAYAAFANGGVLVTPTVLRRIETRDGEVLWEDTGEGAGRRVLDPAEAFVLTTLLRDVVDRGTGTPVRAAGFRGPAAGKTGTTNSATDVWFVGYTPDLVGAVWFGFDHPEPIVPGASGGTMAAPVWGRIMSRVYAGRRMPLEWGPPPGVVSEQVDRRTGMAMDASCPPTGETYTEYFVHSLPPRRTCYPMAPYPGMAMGDSAWYDEEWGGYAYDDTTGASDLEQRGVYWPELEERRRRRGEGVAPPAPLPGSVEAPVVVPPTAPATPPRTATDGRRRPPRTAVTPPPPPPAVAEGDGDPAPPKVLGRPVSPAPPPSPSPAPPPPPPPDSSGAGAAP